The Candidatus Sysuiplasma jiujiangense genome includes the window GTAAACGGACTGTTCTCCGGCGGAATCACAGGTGATGTTGATTTCGCCTCAGTCTCTCAAGTGGCGGCGGCACTGACGCCAGTACCTGGCGGAGTTGGCCCGGTTACAACAGCCATACTCATGAGAAACGTCGTAAAATCATGGACAAGACGCATAATTGCCGGAACGAACCATCCTGGTTAGTGGATACACACCGACGGAAAATCGCGTTCACTTGCGCAACAGGGAAGCATAATTCATTCAGACAAAACAGTATTAAATAGCCACACTATAGCAACCCCGGATAAGATGCTCAGAGAATGTCAGGAACACGGTTATTTCAGGGGCGAAGCGTGCCCTGTTTGCGAGGCGGAAGGCAAATTTCTTATGAGTGACAGAGAACTTGAACACATTGGCCGGAGCATGGCAGGTGTTCTGAGACACTTTCCCGAGCGCTTCAACCTCCAGATGGACGAGCATGGCTGGGTTGATGTAAGATCATTCATTTCAGCAATGACTGAACGTCAGCCCAGGCTGCACTGGCTCCGAATGCACCATATCGTAGCAATCATTGAGACTGACCCGAAAGGGAGATACCAGTTCAGCAACGGCAGAATGAGAGCCACATATGGCCATTCATTCGATATTGAGCTGGATCTGCCTACGGATAACATACCGGACCGCCTCTATTACCCTGCTACGGAGGAGGAGGCGTCCATACTTGCTGAAAACGGGCTTAAGCCGGCGGACAGGCGCATGGTCCACCTTTCTAAGACATCTGCGGATGCGTTCACAGCAGGAAGAGTGAGGACGGAGAAGCCTGTAATAATCGAAATTGATGCGTCCGCGATGATAAAGGAAAACGGGGCCATTCAGAGGGCCGGCAAGACAGTCTACCTGACAAAGGAAGTGCCTCCGAAGTACCTCAGAATAATGAGCGAAGAGGAGATAATTGTGCCCGACGAAGATACAGATAAAGAAGCGGAAACAGATTAACCACCGTTACTGTCAGCTTCAGGTTAAGGACAAATAAAGGATTGTGAATGGAGTAACCCATGTTCATTACTGCTGACAGGCTCCTTGCAATCAACAAAGGCAGCAGAAGTCATGCGATCTCCTTTTACTGGGAAGGATTCGAGCCCCATTTTGAAGTATATTCCTGTGAAACCGATGCACTGGGGGAGCTTGAAATGAACAGGTTTTCATTTACTGTCACTGAAGAGCAGAAATGCGTCGGAAGCTTCAGGAACGGCGCTTACAGACCGTGCCCGCTCAACAGGCATGTGGAAAACATGGATCAATGCGACTTCTGCAGCAGGACGCTCATACCCATACAGAAGTGCCTTTTCGATCCGATATGTGACGGCGAAATATGCAACTGGG containing:
- a CDS encoding RNA 2'-phosphotransferase, with translation MSDRELEHIGRSMAGVLRHFPERFNLQMDEHGWVDVRSFISAMTERQPRLHWLRMHHIVAIIETDPKGRYQFSNGRMRATYGHSFDIELDLPTDNIPDRLYYPATEEEASILAENGLKPADRRMVHLSKTSADAFTAGRVRTEKPVIIEIDASAMIKENGAIQRAGKTVYLTKEVPPKYLRIMSEEEIIVPDEDTDKEAETD